From a region of the Vanessa atalanta chromosome 13, ilVanAtal1.2, whole genome shotgun sequence genome:
- the LOC125068486 gene encoding uncharacterized protein LOC125068486, with the protein MEMNGTEARGEEAVTLALSVAVTVISAIGLLLNAYILFVIVITKQPASASSVLLVHLGAVGALASGASLCSGGATCACGALLQALHPLQLWTVCGLHADRAAAIAAPLHYAAIVSAKKVIICVASGWIALAALLAPLAVAQPPLVYSIGLGSCTPDCGAGPAALGFCLVYALLTLLLPTALVVLCSLKILRIARYHRHRIAAAIYEVTLSAQVTVTHQRNPFSPPPPPRRRALSAVLQPLGSLAILYFPYYCVLIWPAIAVPPQSLAAISAALLAAAPPVNGILYGIRSRAFKDSLRNYRRKRMTKSEVTQEIQARTPSACGSRRPSLSAGSGCIRPPTTRRLSDAAAMGSRGSERPAQRAASCNMLQDSQEDEVHKPRTSAIPLIRAPPHIVLGRALGLEEGVSRERRRRQSPRITVTRAMSDECESPSRRPLCRQHSRSSGALLGTMTCSPALSENVGDSAADEQLLLSWPQRSHGIRHDVL; encoded by the exons ATGGAGATGAACGGGACGGAAGCTCGAGGCGAGGAAGCGGTGACGCTCGCTTTGAGTGTGGCCGTCACCGTCATCTCCGCCATTGGGTTACTCCTTAACGCCTACATATTGTTCGTCATTGTCATAACTAAACAG CCAGCCTCAGCTTCGTCCGTGCTATTGGTACACTTGGGAGCAGTGGGCGCGCTGGCCAGCGGAGCGTCGCTGTGCAGTGGGGGAGCTACATGCGCTTGCGGAGCGCTTCTTCAAGCTCTGCACCCGCTCCAGCTCTGGACTGTATGTGGACTACATGCTGATCGTGCAGCTGCTATTGCGGCACCATTGCACTACGCAGCTATTGTTTCCGCGAAAAAG GTAATCATCTGCGTTGCTAGTGGTTGGATTGCTCTCGCTGCTCTTCTGGCCCCACTGGCAGTGGCTCAGCCGCCGTTGGTCTACAGCATCGGTCTCGGAAGTTGTACTCCTGATTGTGGCGCTGGACCTGCCGCGTTGGGATTTTGTCTTGTCTACGCGTTATTAACTCTGTTATTACCCACCGCGCTCGTTGTCCTATGCAGTCTTAAAATCTTACGTATCGCCCGATATCACCGACATAGAATAGCAGCAGCGATATATGAAGTAACATTATCTGCACAAGTAACGGTAACTCATCAACGTAACCCGTTCTCTCCTCCGCCGCCTCCGCGCAGACGGGCTTTATCAGCAGTTCTACAACCTCTCGGATCATTAGCAATCTTGTACTTCCCATATTATTGCGTATTAATATGGCCTGCTATCGCAGTACCGCCACAATCTTTGGCTGCTATATCGGCTGCCCTTTTAGCTGCAGCTCCACCTGTCAACGGGATTTTATATGGTATTCGAAGTCGAGCTTTCAAAGATTCTCTACGTAATTATCGGAGGAAACGAATGACAAAAAGTGAGGTCACCCAGGAGATTCAAGCAAGAACACCAAGTGCTTGTGGATCTAGACGACCGTCTTTATCCGCTGGTTCGGGTTGTATACGACCGCCGACAACTAGACGACTGTCTGATGCAGCAGCAATGGGCTCCCGAGGGTCGGAGAGACCAGCACAACGTGCAGCGTCTTGTAATATGCTCCAAGATTCTCAAGAAGATGAAGTTCATAAGCCTCGGACTTCTGCTATTCCTTTAATAAGGGCACCACCACATATTGTTCTCGGTCGAGCACTCGGACTCGAAGAAGGTGTTAGTAGGGAACGCAGGCGACGTCAGTCACCTCGAATAACAGTAACTAGGGCAATGTCTGACGAATGTGAGTCACCATCTCGTCGCCCACTTTGTAGACAGCATTCGCGATCGAGTGGTGCTCTTTTAGGCACTATGACTTGCTCTCCTGCCCTCTCAGAGAACGTTGGCGATAGCGCTGCAGACGAACAGCTCCTTCTCTCTTGGCCTCAACGATCACACGGTATTCGGCATGATGTTCTATAA
- the LOC125068487 gene encoding uncharacterized protein LOC125068487 yields the protein MCCIFTCCGWMVDLIQRLWTFTMSCCISSAVCCSLLTASMSGVALGYNYSLAEYIDLKETNVSVYLKRGIFDDDIADDMDWRRSGHQPVAGHIGENNLVTGSNDETTTLRSGRRLDESIYESNDRNNFEGSLMRLTAKAPDPSPSEAEASEVPLSELIKPYPTGSLDQLKAVQSAINMRKAAALARRMNDKMQKVQLQNERNQPQDLRDINSRRAMKFDVPPFEDPSTLSSLRQAVPDNRINDPTKWLLPKIPYDKISKDILYPDDYVSPTYPAPVTPRAGPVRPTRPKQAPRTRPTHTTTPTQVPSRSAEPNLPKSIDEEMESFKDKLIVNKLDTIGMSDDEFLKKIGTGAKKSEDDYEEDIKGVPLRRKRSNDLLFTSYKSRHKNTNENKEDIVVGSREPTQENSISKTLKKLLFSYIQ from the exons ATGTGCTGCATATTCACGTGCTGTGGGTGGATGGTCGATCTTATACAGAG ACTATGGACGTTTACGATGTCTTGTTGTATCAGCTCTGCGGTCTGTTGTTCACTGTTAACCGCGTCCATGTCGGGCGTCGCCCTCGGGTACAATTACTCTTTAGCTGAGTACATCGATTTaaaag aaacgAATGTCTCCGTTTATTTGAAGCGTGGTATTTTTGACGATGACATCGCTGATGACATGGATTGGAGACGCAGCGGTCACCAACCTGTGGCGGGTCATATAGGAGAAAATAACC TCGTAACCGGTTCCAATGACGAAACAACCACCTTGAGGTCAGGGAGACGACTAGATGAATCAATATATGAGTCTAATGATCGAAACAATTTTGAGGGTTCATTAATGAGACTGACAGCGAAAGCTCCCGATCCGAGCCCTTCAGAGGCTGAAGCATCCGAAGTGCCACTAAGCGAg TTAATAAAACCATATCCGACGGGGTCGCTCGATCAGCTTAAGGCTGTTCAAAGTGCCATTAATATGAGAAAAGCTGCGGCTTTAGCTCGTCGAATGAACGACAAAATGCAAAAG GTGCAATTACAGAATGAGAGAAACCAGCCACAAGATTTAAGGGATATAAATAGTAGGCGTGCTATGAAGTTTGATGTTCCACCATTTGAAGACCCTTCTACTTTAAGTTCGCTCCGACAAGCCGTTCCAGATAATAGAATAAACGATCCAACAAAATGGTTGTTACCAAAAATACCCTACGATAAGATTTCGAAGGATATACTTTATCCAGATGATTATGTGAGCCCTACATATCCAGCGCCGGTCACCCCAAGAGCCGGTCCTGTGAGACCGACTAGACCGAAACAAGCACCCAGAACTAGACCGACACATACCACAACACCAACACAAGTTCCTTCGAGAAGTGCCGAGCCAAATTTACCGAAATCGATTGATGAAGAAATGGAATCCTTCAAAGATAAACTTATCGTGAATAAATTGGACACGATAGG gaTGAGCGACGatgaatttttgaaaaaaataggaACAGGGGCAAAGAAGTCAGAAGATGATTACGAGGAAGACATCAAGGGTGTTCCGTTAAGAAGGAAGAGAAGCAATGATCTACTATTCACTAGTTATAAATCAagacataaaaatactaacgaAAATAAGGAAGACATTGTTGTTGGTAGCAGAGAACCAACTCAAGAAAATTCAATTTCTAAAACTCTTAAAAAACTACTGTTTTCTTATATTCAATAA